A part of Entelurus aequoreus isolate RoL-2023_Sb linkage group LG10, RoL_Eaeq_v1.1, whole genome shotgun sequence genomic DNA contains:
- the LOC133658367 gene encoding muscleblind-like protein 1 isoform X4 produces the protein MIDTNDNTVTVCMDYIKGRCSREKCKYFHPPAHLQAKIKAAQHQVNQAAAAAAMGLPPVLPPLPKRPALEKANGATAMFNTGVFQYQQALANMQFQQQAAFIPSGSILCMTPATSVVSMMHGATPATVSAGTTSATSVPFASASSNQIPIISADHLTSHKYVTQM, from the exons ATGATCGACACCAATGACAACACGGTCACGGTGTGCATGGACTACATTAAAGGTCGCTGCTCTCGAGAGAAGTGCAAGTACTTTCACCCTCCAGCTCACCTGCaggccaaaataaaagcagcccAACATCAAGTCAACCAGGCTGCGGCTGCTGCAGCCATG GGGCTCCCGCCTGTCCTGCCCCCTTTACCAAAGAGACCTGCACTTGAAAAAGCCAACGGTGCCACCGCCATGTTCAACACTGGTGTATTCCAGTACCAACAGGCTCTGGCCAACATGCAGTTCCAGCAACAGGCTGCCTTCATCCCATCAG GCTCGATATTGTGCATGACGCCTGCAACAAGTGTTG TATCCATGATGCACGGTGCTACTCCGGCCACTGTGTCTGCCGGCACCACATCTGCCACAAGTGTTCCCTTTGCAAGCGCCTCGTCCAATCAG ATTCCCATCATTTCTGCAGACCATCTGACTAGTCACAAATATGTCACCCAGATGTAG